One Streptomyces sp. NBC_00102 DNA segment encodes these proteins:
- a CDS encoding amino acid permease translates to MSVEQGTPPGRDGLFRTKTIEQSLRDTEEPEHALKKSLSALDLTVFGVGVVIGTGIFVLTGKVAKETAGPATAIAFAVAGVVCALAALCYAEFASTVPVAGSAYTFSYASLGELVAWIIGWDLVLEFALGTAVVAVGWSGYVRSLMDNAGWALPDALAGTDVASGVGFDLLAFLLVLVLTAVLVLGMKLSARVTTVVVAIKVAVVLIVIVAGLFFIDGANYSPFIPEAQPQPSGGGLDSPLVQALFGYAPTNFGVMGIFTAASIVFFAFIGFDVVATAAEETRHPQRDMPRGILGSLLICTVLYVAVSVVVTGMQHYTELSVSAPLADAFKAVGHPFYAGVISFGAAVGLTVVCMILLLGQSRVFFAMSRDGLLPRFFSVTHPKYKTPYRPTILLGVIIAIVAGFTSIDELATLVNIGTLFAFVVVALGVIVLRRTRPDLPRAFRTPWVPVLPVLSVAASVWLMLNLPVETWLRFAIWMALGVVIYFAYGRKHSRLATDRT, encoded by the coding sequence GTGAGCGTGGAGCAGGGGACACCCCCCGGCCGGGACGGTCTGTTCCGGACCAAGACGATCGAGCAGTCCCTGCGGGACACCGAGGAGCCCGAGCACGCCCTCAAGAAGTCGCTCTCCGCCCTCGATCTCACGGTCTTCGGCGTCGGTGTCGTCATCGGCACCGGCATCTTCGTCCTCACCGGCAAGGTGGCCAAGGAGACCGCGGGCCCCGCGACCGCCATCGCCTTCGCGGTGGCCGGCGTGGTCTGCGCACTGGCCGCCCTCTGCTACGCCGAGTTCGCCTCCACCGTCCCCGTCGCGGGTTCCGCGTACACCTTCTCTTACGCCTCGCTCGGCGAGCTGGTGGCGTGGATCATCGGCTGGGACCTGGTGCTGGAGTTCGCGCTCGGCACCGCGGTGGTCGCGGTCGGCTGGTCCGGGTACGTCCGCTCGCTGATGGACAACGCGGGCTGGGCGCTGCCCGACGCCCTCGCGGGAACGGACGTGGCGTCCGGGGTCGGATTCGACCTGCTGGCGTTCCTCCTCGTCCTGGTCCTCACCGCCGTCCTCGTCCTCGGCATGAAGCTCTCGGCGCGGGTCACCACCGTGGTCGTCGCGATCAAGGTGGCCGTCGTCCTGATCGTCATCGTCGCCGGGCTCTTCTTCATCGACGGCGCCAACTACTCTCCCTTCATCCCGGAAGCCCAGCCCCAGCCGTCCGGCGGTGGTCTCGACTCCCCTTTGGTACAAGCGCTGTTCGGCTACGCGCCCACCAACTTCGGCGTGATGGGCATCTTCACCGCCGCCTCCATCGTCTTCTTCGCCTTCATCGGCTTCGACGTCGTCGCCACCGCCGCCGAGGAGACCCGGCACCCGCAGCGGGACATGCCCCGGGGCATCCTCGGGTCGCTCCTCATCTGCACGGTGCTCTACGTCGCCGTCTCCGTCGTCGTCACCGGCATGCAGCACTACACCGAACTCTCCGTCAGCGCCCCGCTGGCGGACGCCTTCAAGGCGGTCGGCCACCCCTTCTACGCGGGTGTCATCAGCTTCGGCGCCGCGGTCGGGCTCACCGTCGTCTGCATGATCCTGCTGCTCGGTCAGTCCCGGGTCTTCTTCGCGATGAGCCGCGACGGTCTGCTGCCGCGGTTCTTCTCCGTGACCCACCCGAAGTACAAAACCCCGTACCGTCCGACGATCCTGCTCGGCGTGATCATCGCGATCGTCGCCGGCTTCACCAGCATCGACGAGCTGGCGACCCTGGTGAACATCGGGACGCTCTTCGCGTTCGTGGTGGTCGCCCTCGGCGTGATCGTGCTCCGCCGTACCCGCCCCGACCTGCCCCGCGCCTTCCGCACTCCGTGGGTGCCCGTGCTGCCGGTCCTCTCGGTGGCCGCCTCGGTCTGGCTGATGCTCAACCTGCCGGTGGAGACCTGGCTCCGGTTCGCGATCTGGATGGCGCTGGGCGTCGTCATCTACTTTGCGTACGGGCGCAAGCACAGCCGACTGGCCACCGACCGGACGTGA
- a CDS encoding LCP family protein, translating into MSHDSVPQDQGPAPRSGSRKKKAPRKRRGLKITLGIVLVLLIAGAGTVYWMYRDLDNNITAVDIDSKIDEKERPEKLPTSGQNILVLGSDSRAGAENKELGGGGAVSGARSDTAMVVHIPEGRAKAFAISIPRDTLVTRPECEKSDGSTMASAERVMFNSVYSQVGPACVVKTVEKMSGVRIDHYLEINFAGFKGLVDAIGGVTVEVDEPIKDSSSGLNLSAGTHKLDGKESLAFVRTRHGIGDGSDLGRIGLQQQFMFALLKEVKKQDLLGSPTKSYKIASAATESLTTDSSLASLTSLAEFARSMNGVDPANMETIMLPVEYDKADPNRVVAAHPQSDDLWKAIRTDATIPESAKKSPATGG; encoded by the coding sequence ATGAGCCACGACTCCGTTCCCCAGGACCAGGGACCCGCTCCGCGGTCCGGGTCCCGCAAGAAGAAGGCCCCGCGCAAGCGCCGGGGTCTCAAGATCACGCTCGGCATCGTCCTCGTCCTGCTGATCGCGGGCGCGGGCACCGTCTACTGGATGTACCGCGACCTCGACAACAACATCACGGCCGTCGACATCGACTCCAAGATCGACGAGAAGGAGCGGCCGGAGAAACTGCCGACCTCCGGGCAGAACATCCTCGTTCTCGGCTCGGACTCCCGGGCCGGGGCGGAGAACAAGGAGCTCGGCGGCGGTGGCGCCGTCAGCGGGGCGCGCTCCGACACGGCGATGGTGGTGCACATACCCGAGGGCCGCGCCAAGGCGTTCGCGATATCGATCCCCCGCGACACCCTGGTGACCCGGCCCGAGTGCGAGAAGAGCGACGGCTCCACGATGGCGTCCGCCGAGCGCGTCATGTTCAACTCGGTCTACTCGCAGGTCGGTCCGGCCTGCGTGGTCAAGACCGTGGAGAAGATGTCCGGCGTGCGGATCGACCACTACCTGGAGATCAACTTCGCCGGCTTCAAGGGTCTCGTCGATGCCATAGGCGGGGTCACCGTCGAGGTCGACGAGCCCATCAAGGACAGCTCGTCCGGCCTGAACCTCTCCGCCGGTACGCACAAGCTCGACGGCAAGGAATCCCTCGCCTTCGTCCGGACCCGGCACGGCATCGGGGACGGCAGCGACCTCGGCCGAATCGGCCTCCAGCAGCAGTTCATGTTCGCGCTGCTGAAGGAGGTCAAGAAGCAGGACCTGCTGGGCAGCCCCACCAAGTCGTACAAGATCGCGAGCGCCGCGACCGAGTCGCTGACCACCGACTCCAGCCTCGCGTCGCTGACCTCGCTGGCGGAGTTCGCCCGTTCGATGAACGGCGTCGACCCGGCGAACATGGAGACGATCATGCTGCCGGTCGAGTACGACAAGGCGGACCCGAACCGGGTGGTGGCCGCGCATCCGCAGTCCGACGACCTGTGGAAGGCGATCCGCACGGATGCCACCATCCCGGAGTCGGCCAAGAAGTCCCCGGCCACCGGCGGCTGA